AAGAAATCGCTGTAGAAGGAAAACTAACATACAGATCGTATGATGATAAAGACGGAGTGAAAAAATATATTACAGAAATAAGAGTAGATGAAATTTTACTTTTAGGAAGTAAATAATTAGCACGATTACCAAATCTTAAAATAATAAGCACAAATGAAAATTAAAGTTTTAAAAGTAAGAATTGCAGATGAGTTTTTGCGCATCGATCAAAAAAATATTGATGAGTTTCTGAATGACCATCAAATACTAAATGTTGAAACGGCTTTTGTACATGATGAAAATTTTTGGTCAGTTATCTTCTATTATGATGAAATTAAACAAACGGTAAACAGCGTAAAAGATTCTAAACCTGTAAAATATTCTGCTGAAGAAGAGATTTTAAGTGAAGATGATATTAAAATATTAGATGCTTTAAAATTATGGAGATCAGAAAAAGCTAAAGAGCAAAATCTGCCATCATATTTTATAGCGACTAATAAAGAACTGACTTCTGTTGCGAAATATAAACCTGCTAAGAAAGAAGAATTATTAGACATTAAAGGTTTTGGTAAACATAAAATTGAAAACTATGGAGAAGAAATTTTAGAAATTTTGGAAAGTATTTGATTAAATATTGATTCAATAAATCAAAACAACACAAATGATGATTTATTTTGAAGCCAAAGAATGTATTTCTTTGGCTTTTTGATTACAGAAAAGTCTTTGCAAATGCTTACTTTTGCATACACAATTATCAACTATCAATCATTTATAAAATGAAACCAAGTTTAGCGAAAGGAACTAGAGATTTTACGGTTTTAGAAGTTTCCCGAAGAAGATATATTATCAATATTTTGCAGAAGAATTTTGAATTGTTTGGTTTTCAACCGCTAGAAACACCTAGTTTTGAAAACCTGTCCACATTGACCGGGAAATATGGTGAAGAAGGAGATCGCTTAATTTTTAAAATTTTAAATTCTGGGGAATATACTTCAAAAGTAAATCAGGAAGACTGGGAAAATAAAAACCATCAGAAACTGACTGCTCAAATCTCAGATAAGGCTCTTCGTTACGATCTTACCGTACCTTTTGCAAGATTTGTTGCCATGAACCATGGAAAACTAACATTCCCTTATAAGCGTTATCAGATTCAGCCGGTTTGGAGAGCAGATCGTCCTCAAAAAGGAAGATTCAGAGAGTTTTATCAGTGTGATGCAGACGTGGTGGGGAGCGAAAGTCTTTGGCAGGAAGTAGAACTGATTCAGTTGTATCTGAAGTCGTTTTCACAGCTAAATGTTTCAGTAACCATTCATATCAATAACAGAAAAATTCTTTCGGGTTTAGCAGAATATGCAGGAATTACAGATAAGCTGATTGATTTTACTGTAGCTCTGGATAAGCTGGATAAAATTGGAAAAGATGGAGTGGTAAAAGAACTATTAGAAAGAGGGATTGCTCAGGATTCGATTGATAAATTGGATTTCCTTTTTAATCAATCGAATGATGCTTTAGAAAATCTTCTTCAGCTGAAAGAAAAATTCGCGGGTAACAAGACAGGTTTGAAAGGAGTAGAAGAATTAGAATTTGTTCTTACACAATCTGTTAATCTTGGGGTTGATATTCAAAATCTTGTTTTTGATATTACATTGGCAAGAGGTTTAGATTATTATACAGGAGCCATTTTCGAAGTAAAAGCAGATGAAGCGCAGATGGGATCCATTGGAGGCGGCGGAAGATACGATAACCTTACCGAAGTGTTTGGCGTGAAAAATGTCCCTGGAATTGGAATTTCATTTGGTCTTGACAGGATTTATCTGGTGATGGAAGAATTAAACCTTTTCCCTGAAGAGGCAACAGCGAATATTGAATATCTGTTTGCCAACTTTGGAGGTGAAGAAATATTGGAGTCTTTAAAGCTAATAAATCAATTACGGGAAAAAGGAATTTCTGCGGAACTTTATCCTGAAAATGCTAAATTAAACAAGCAATTTACTTACGCAGAGAAGAAGGGGATTAAAAATCTTGTCTTTTTAGGTGAAGAAGAAATTAAAACGAACACAATCCGATTTAAAAACTTAGAAACAGGCGAGCAAACCATAATTTCTCGGCAAGAGTTTTTAGGATAAGATTATTTATAGATCAAAATTAAATTCCGGCCATTCTTCTGCGAAGAGGCCGGAATTTTTTATATATTTTATTTACGTTTTCTTATGAAAGGAACTCAAAATCCTTTTTTTCCATGGCATATTTTTTATCCGAAAGGCCTTTACCGATTGCCTCAAATTTCCATTCATTATTCGTTTTAAGAAGTCTTCCTACGAGTAAAGTTCCTTTTTTAATTGAATCATTATTCTGTGGAATCTCAAACTGGCAATATGTTTTGTTGATGTGATGAATATTGCCCTCAAATATATGAACTGTTACAGAAGGTATCAGAGAAAAATCTATCGTATTAATCCTTTTTGGATTAATATGGAGGTAAAAAAAGATCTGATCGATCTCAGTATTAATCTTTTCCAGATTTATTTTTATTAATTTCTTATCGGAATTATTTAAAGAAGAATTATCGCTTTCCTGATGTTTAAAAGCTTCATCTTTGGAAGAAAGTTTTCCTAGCGGAAAATTATTCTGAATAAGCCAGCTGTTGTATTTGGGAGAATGGATCCAGTCGAGCCTGTTTCCATTTTTATCAAGCATGATACAAGTTAATTCAAGATCAATTTCGGTTAAACTTTTTCTGTTAAAAAGACTTAGATAAAAAGGGAGAGGCAATTTAACCTTACTCCAGCTAACTC
Above is a genomic segment from Chryseobacterium geocarposphaerae containing:
- a CDS encoding HRDC domain-containing protein encodes the protein MKIKVLKVRIADEFLRIDQKNIDEFLNDHQILNVETAFVHDENFWSVIFYYDEIKQTVNSVKDSKPVKYSAEEEILSEDDIKILDALKLWRSEKAKEQNLPSYFIATNKELTSVAKYKPAKKEELLDIKGFGKHKIENYGEEILEILESI
- the hisS gene encoding histidine--tRNA ligase, with translation MKPSLAKGTRDFTVLEVSRRRYIINILQKNFELFGFQPLETPSFENLSTLTGKYGEEGDRLIFKILNSGEYTSKVNQEDWENKNHQKLTAQISDKALRYDLTVPFARFVAMNHGKLTFPYKRYQIQPVWRADRPQKGRFREFYQCDADVVGSESLWQEVELIQLYLKSFSQLNVSVTIHINNRKILSGLAEYAGITDKLIDFTVALDKLDKIGKDGVVKELLERGIAQDSIDKLDFLFNQSNDALENLLQLKEKFAGNKTGLKGVEELEFVLTQSVNLGVDIQNLVFDITLARGLDYYTGAIFEVKADEAQMGSIGGGGRYDNLTEVFGVKNVPGIGISFGLDRIYLVMEELNLFPEEATANIEYLFANFGGEEILESLKLINQLREKGISAELYPENAKLNKQFTYAEKKGIKNLVFLGEEEIKTNTIRFKNLETGEQTIISRQEFLG
- a CDS encoding TerD family protein, with amino-acid sequence MLNLKKGDFFSLKKNTGQNLTDFCLGVSWSKVKLPLPFYLSLFNRKSLTEIDLELTCIMLDKNGNRLDWIHSPKYNSWLIQNNFPLGKLSSKDEAFKHQESDNSSLNNSDKKLIKINLEKINTEIDQIFFYLHINPKRINTIDFSLIPSVTVHIFEGNIHHINKTYCQFEIPQNNDSIKKGTLLVGRLLKTNNEWKFEAIGKGLSDKKYAMEKKDFEFLS